CTCTTGTGGTGATCACtgattttgtatttaaattaattaatgctcATGAGAGACGATGCGATTATTACTAGACACCttgtaaatacaaaatgtttaatattaacaatgcCATAAAAAATCTAAGCATACGTAATGTGTCTTCTACGTCCACGTCGAGTTTCCTCTCCATAAGCCTTTACAGGTGCTCCGAGAACATCCATAACCTTTGGATGTTCTATGCAACGAACACGAGCTTCGCTGTAGACACCATATGGACTTTTGCTGGAAAACAGCTCTGAAAATagagtatataaaatcaaagcCGTAATCCCTATGCCACCTATTATTACACCAAGGTATCCAGCAGATTTCAGGTTTTCTTTAACtgaaaaaaagagaaggaaagaatGTAGTCATTATATGACGGTAATATGTAACATAGATTTTGTGAAATTTACCTACTTTCGCAGTGCCGATCTGTACCTGATTATTGGTTTCATTGCAGTCGACCTTGGTCACAGATTTCTTTGTCGAGTAACAAGCACTGTGTTTAATGCTGGGAACAATACTAAGACAATATGCTGTATTTGGCATATGGGTGATCAAGTGCTTTCTCTGAAGAAGATGATTTAGTGCTCTCGCCAtgttctaaaatataaatatcttttttaataatgagatatatatattattctgttacaagaatttaatttaaggTTAGCCGGTTCTTTACCAAAAATATTAGCAAGCCAATATAAATACAGTATAATCCTTCGTTCtatttaaactatattattcttattatcattattcacACTTACGCGATATAACTAACGTACTAACTCGTGTACAAAAAAAGAGCAACTAAATGTAAATTCGTATAATACAAGTGCGATTTCTATCCCCAAACATTCGATTGCACTTTGCAGCAGCCAATGGCCAATACTGTACTGCGTTCGCTTTCATGCGGgcaatttttacattcaaatctaatatttattataagattatCGTGTGATGTTGAAATATAAGAATGATGGATTATGAATACCAGCCTAAGATCTTCTCAATGTAAGAtcagattattattaataattcaaaaattttatgatcAATCTTAAGTGCaattaatcttaaaattctATCGAACCCATAATAAAATGATCGTATTTCAACTTACGATGATCTTGAATAGATCAAGTCATtgctaataattattaagatcgtgtctcaaaatatttcaaacaacgATCTTGAGGGAATCCCCCTTCTAAAgcaaattaccgacatttttttattagaaaatatctttgaattaaCTTTACGGAATCCCAAAatcttttatacaattaaaatacgGACAGAAATGAACACAGTAGAAGGTGATTTcgcgttaataaaaaaaaattttttaaagataaaaagatttttttgttattagcaCAAAATCATTTCTTACGCTGTTTATCtttgtgtatattttaattgtgtaaaagaattttgaattcTATAGAgccaatttaaatatatttgctaataaaaaaaaatgtcgataattcgCTTTAGAATTTCCTAATATACCGCCTCGTGTTATGGCAGTGTTGAAACGGAATCCAGTGCATGCTGATTGGTTACAAAGTACAAACCTGAAAAATCCTATAAATTCCCTATCTCATAACCAATTAACGAATTCCGAGTTGAAATACCGGCTTAATTGTTACCTTGCGACGCTTGTGACTGCTTGCGACCTTggctgcgttccaaaattcactgccagtactgaaaatctatagtatacgtaacgtgaactatagattttcagtacttgcagtgtatatcggaacgcagccctTGCGTATCAAAACAACTGAACTGCCTTCAATCGCCTTGTTTAACTTCGTTATTGTTGCTGTTATTGCATTATTAACTTGATAGACGGAGCTTAACGACGGAAAAATAATTAACCAAAAGCCACGTAAAATAAATCACGCAGACCAGGTTATTGATGAAGACACCACATCAGAGATTAGTTATGACTGGCGATCGCGATGGGTAAATACAATTgtcaattttgtatattttcaagATTTGTTAGCTTCGAATAACTTTCGTGAAAATAAATCCCGCTGCacgaattttgtaatattattagtcAGAATTTTTGCCAATATGTCCATGTCTACTAATGTAGGTTAACTTTACTcttggtttaattttttttctcttttggtCTATTTTTaccaaatataaattaacttttgatttaattaattttttatctttctaattattaaaactagaaaagaataaagaataagttttaAACCAAAATTGATCTACATTAATAGAAATGAGCATTAATTTTCAAGTAGTCATTTATCAAAGGCAAAATGCTCCATTAATACTgcatatctgtataaaattgatttgtagGCTGAAAGAATTGTTGAGGCGCAGACTGGTCGAGTGTGGATGGCGAGACCAAGTAAAGCTGAtttcaaaagaaataataaaggaGCATGGTCATGATGTCACTTATGACACGCTGCTGTCCACAGTAACTAGCAGGGCTCGCACACTTGTGCCAGATTCAGTGAAGAAAGAATTGCTGCAAAAGATAAAGAATCAACTGTTGGCTCAAGAGGAGAAGCTGAAAATTGTGACAGATCGTTAAGAATCTTGTTCAAATTGTCAATATTGATCATCAACAATTTAGAAATCTTATTTGTAACACCGATGTATTTTCCATCGACACAATCGTGTTCAGTACacgtaaaaaattgtaacagaaATCTCTTCGCAAATCATTCTCCTAACAATTTGCTATATTACATGACACATTTGTTACTTTAAGTCACATCTAAcacaaacataatttttaaaaggcGCAAAATGTGATacttatttaacaataaataacgggaataatttaattataataggaatatctatatataacaaaataaaattaattatatctaatcatatttaaaattagtgGAGTAAATTtggaagatattttatatatgtatctatATTCTTAATGActgtacaaattataaaaataaaatacgactTAATTTCctaagtaaatttaattcacATTATCGCGgcttcaatataaaaaataaaaactaaatattcgTTAATAGCGTTTGTTGCCGGCAGACGGCGACGCGCCGCAATTCTGATTGCTAGGTTAGGTTTTAGTCGCGCGGTTGTGACAGTGCGACTCATAGAATTTTTGCTCGTCCGATTTTTGTGCGACGTCGGCGTCTCGGCCGGTGACTTCATCGATTATAATTTAAACGTAGTCGTCAATAGCAGAAAGATGTTGATAAAAGTGAAGGTAATTATGCTGATCGCGACCGTTTGCGCCTCTAACAGAGATTCACGCCGGCAATTGTAATACCGATTTTAATTGCGTTTCAGACCCTCACGGGGAAGGAGGCAAGTATCCCGAAGTCACAGACAGGTTTTACAAAGATCAATTGACGAACGTGATCAGGATACAAAGTAGTTTTCCTATTGGTAAAAGGCTTCGAAGGAAACGACCTGACACTTCAGCCCATTTTGAAAACGTTGATTGTAGCCTGAGAATTCAAACtctagatttaaaatatttgaaaatttgtaaagcTTATATGTTGCTACACGAAAACGGATAGAATCAAAGTTGTCCTTTTTGCCACATTGAGGCAACCTTTTTTTGTATTAGTCAAAAAGCAAGTTACATGTAAATTGGAAAGTTACActtctgttttttttatgtttcctTAATTATAATACGCTAGTTTTCGTGTAAAcgttttattcattaatttaatattgattgaTAAGTGAAAATGTCTATTCATACAGTCTTTGGTTACTATAAATGTGTATTATACAATTGTTTCAGATTGAAATAGATATAGAACCTACAGACAAAGtagaaagaattaaagagaggGTAGAAGAGAAGGAGGGAATACCACCGCAGCAACAACGATTAATATTTTCTGGCAAACAGATgtacgtataaatattattttgatttcgtGACTTAGTTATGTCACcatgaaacaaaatttctgtGACTTGTGATCGGCGAGGAATTCAATTTGTGATCCTGGATCTGCTGTATTAATGTCTATTTCtactaatgtagattaattttaaagataaaagttTGTTACATTGAGATCAAAATTACTGGAGTTAAACGTAGAACGCGAAAAAGTTTGCCTATTTTTGGAAATTAAAACAAACCGCtgcatatattttttacgcTTTTACATTATatctacttttatatatttagtaagtattgacaaattttgatataattaaatgtttattagtttatgttatataaatttaaaaacaaacacatttttcaagTCAACTAACATGATTTCTCACAACCTACTGAGATTGTtgattttttcatatatgtaaaatatatatgtctGTTTATTGCATAAACTAGGATTATTctgtctaaattttttttcacaaatgttAAATTCAATTGATCCTGTTAAAAAGGATTGATACTTGTTCTTTAAAGcgccattttaataatttgtcatattttttatttatcgtcgCTTGTGCTATAAACAGACACGTATACGTAAAAGTTGAAGTCGGATAGTAGCTGTACTACATAGGTATATCCAAGtagatatataaaagtataaaaaaaatatatgcaatatttttaaatatttttttaattgctttaaagaaatttaaaaaaattcaggaattaactaatttattaattttttcgtggCGCGTTTATTTTCACGTGAAACTCCTTGAAACATGGCGTTACGCACAGTGCAACATTACAGGTAACACAATAGTAACGTGTCTCTTTCCTAAAGCCCTTCGACGTACATACTTTGCACTTTCTCATGGCACAGATCTTCCTACGAGTCGCAGGTATATACTCCGGGTAGTGATGCACTATGCTCCATTCCTCCATTTGCGTTCCTTTAACAACAATATCCAcattattgaattattgaaATCACGACGTGTATGTGTGGCCAATTAATGacaaatataaaacattgaaaacAATATGAGGAAATGTTGTATTTTTGTCAGGAACGATGAGAAGACGGCGCAAGATTACAAAGTCCAGGGCGGTTCAGTGCTGCATTTGGTGCTCGCGTTGAGAGGAGGCTGCAGATACAACATTCCTCATTTATAAACGACAGCGAgaggatattaaaaaattgtgaggGCCGcacaggaagaaaaaaaaacaaaaaaaacatgtttatcATCAAGTATGTGCACTCGAGAAGGATAAGCTCTATGTTATTTTCTCTAGAATAACATGGTCATGTGATCTTTACAacctaaataaatatttaataaagtaatttaatcataacaagtgcatatttctatttaaaataatttttcatgtagGGGAAAAGCATGTATgcattactttttttgttatctttctattatttttgcattatgcCATATACATCTATTTTACAGCATTAAATATGTGAGagatttgaattatttatttatgtggaATAATGCAACattcaaaatcaattttatattgggggggggggggagcatTATATTGTCCAAACTTGGTAAactattacataattatttaatatatgatCATAATGATAGATACAAATTATAGCGAGCATATAAATAAAACCTAAgaatcattaaattataatctttaaaacatcattaatttttcttcttctgaaAAGAGAAACTATCACATTtacaatataagaaattatttaagaaaaagagaTAACCCGACTCGAATTCTatagcattaaataaaaaacttctaCGAGTAGCTAAATCCCatcatttttagaatttattgttTATCACTTCGTAAATAATAACTAGCCTCAATTTATGTAATACTAGGGAGCCTTGTTAAGTCACAAgaatatatgtaacaaaaaaattaataacaagtaATAGCAAATATCTACAATACTAACAAATTACTATACTAACTAATATACTAACAAATTAatggttttaaaataatttaaataatattatctataatttCAAGAATCATGATTCAAGGAATtgctaaaatattgaaattgtgaGATCAATTCGTAAAAATCTTGAATATtgtcaaaaaatgttaaaatattagaataatataattaagacaagaatacaaattaaaattctaagcaatatatttttccaaACATTTATCATTTCCTTTCTATTGTCTCTGTCTATATTATGAACATGATCGTTGGCCTAAGAGGGGCCAAAATGCATAAATTAACTGCAATATGTTTTCAGTCTTTTcgaatgattattataatattattcgtCACAAGCAGAATTTACAAACGATTTCTTGTTCTTAaaacgagaaaaataaattaatgattggTGTTTCGCATAAGAATAAGCACTCTTctccgtatttttttttttccccttaaTAAATCGAGACttattttacgatttatttaaatcgaaagtataataataatatacaaaaaaattctgattataaatttttctaataatacaatttatcgACAGTTTGGGACAAAACTGGACAAAGGACGGGAAGAGAAATAAAgcactttattaattatttatagaatcgTCGCCTTAATTCGCTGTTAATACTACACGTTGCAAGGATGCTGCGCGAAGCGTTATAACGTCTCGGTCGTATCTCGCATCGCGAGGGAATCGGCTTGAACTTCCGGCTCAGTTTCTGTGGTATCTGCTGTTGTGCGTCGCTCGACTCCACTTGGTCTTAAAGACGCGCTGGCAGATGTAGCAGTAGACCGCAGAGTTCGAGGAGTCCTCGTGTTTGGACGTGATGTGCCGCAGAAGTGCGTGCTGCGTCGTGAACGTGACACCGCACTTGTCGCAGTACGTCGTCGTGTGGACGTTCCTGACGTTCACCGTCGGCGCCTTCGACAATTCTATAAATGCATTCCTTATTTTACCCTAGGTCTTGGTTCTCTTGTTCTAAGCTACGTCCGCTGGCTACCGTGAAATACTGTAAACATATCAGACCCGTGATATCGAAATGATCATCTACGAACGAGTCCTCCGCAACTCGCAGAAGAATAGAGTCCCGGCAAATTAAGTACCGCACGAACAGCAGAATCTTGTTCCTTCGTTAATTTCAAGTGAGCTTTTGGCAAGGGGACAAGTCTAGATAGAAAAAAGATCCACGATAATTAATGCGAGAAAATgggtaaattatttctttttagtgcTGCGGGAGAGGgccaaaaattaaaacagattaataaaaatatttatttaaagagtatatcaataaaaattactgtttgaaataggtattttgtataataaatataaagagagaaaataatatttagtatttatacatatatacatttacttgaaatcttttttttaaaagaaatatatttttaaaactagaacaactaaattatttatacatttttatcaatacttttttttaaatttaacaaataatttgaataaattatttaagaaggccaataacgtcatttcttgaaattaaataaatataatttttatttttctcagaGATATATATGTtcacttcaatttaaaaaaccaaattaaagaaacaattttatcaatttaaacataacttttctctaagTGATATATCATGgataaataagttttctttattttttattctttttttaagagtacaaaatagaaaataaaaaaaagcagcaCACATTTCACAGATAAACGTAActcactttttaaaataataaatacacttgTTATTAAGTAGTTAGATAGCTATACTAGGTAATTATTTTAGCTTATTTTCTGTTTtgtattcttaataaaaaataggaaatagtaaataaacgatggaaaatagagaaaatttatttatccataacgaaaatataaaataaatatcttatttcaagtaaatgtaCTCTtcgcttttttatatttactacacaaaatatattacttataaatattaatacttatttcaaatagtatTTGTTATAGATATAtccttaaattattattactgttactattttctatttcaattatttttttcaacacttTCATCCCCAAcgatgttaaaaatgttaatattacatGGTAGTCATGCGATTTGATGGCAATCTCGAAAAAGAATGATGGTCGTacgatattaatttatttctttcaacacatgttgcaaataacaatattggtttacacgaaaattaaattatattccaGTTAATGAAATATCAATTGAATGTATTTCTACATTTTAATCTCGTTGTGCTCTcctttttcttatttgtaaCGTTTCGTTCACTCAACGTCGTTCATTCCAATTCATCGTGCAGGTGTCCTAGCAAAattcgtattttttaaaatctgataATGTAAAATGTGAAGCAATTTCTATTACCTGTTGGCCATAATAAGATTCCGTAAAAGTCCCGGCTGGTCATCATTAGCTTGTCGCCGTTCTGAATTTACGACAATTCTTTCAATTGCCGTCGAAAGAAATGGCAACGCGATTAAATCATGATCATAAAATGagtttatttattgaaataattagaatgtataaaattaattaaagtccaaagaaaaaaaaataatggaaggATGAAACATTTATTCGTCTTTTCTCTGAAAATGATTAATAGGCATTTctgaaaataatcaatttaacgTATTAGGGGCGCAAAGCAATGTTAATTGTCAAGCACTAATTCTCGGTACACGGGTGTCCATcagaaattcttttatttacattacTGCGATAACATCTGAAAGCGTAGTCTTACACGATCTTTTAATTAAGTTACAAGCTCACAGTTATGATACCGAACGTAACACGTACCTGAATAGAGAACGCATGTTTTTTTTCGTGCTACACAGACAATGTCTCACGATATCTACAGTTAATTTCTAAAATCGCTGCAACTTCCGCTGTATTTTCCTTAGAAAGAATTAACCCTTCCGGGCCGAGACGGATATAATTTTTACTCTGAAATCACTTTTTTGCGATCTTCTTGTTTGAATCCGAAGTTTGAACACTCGGTAGATTCTGTCGACCGGGAGATCCGAAATTGTTGGCTGAAACTGCGCCTCGAAGGGTTAAACAGCTTTTTCTTGCGACAGCGCGTTCCCGATTTCATAATCGCAACATACAGAATGGCAGCATGTTCTATCAACAATTTTTTGGGATCGATAAAGATGAGTACGATACGAACGATCTTTGTAGAAGAGTAAAATTCGCATCCATTCATATAAAtctattaaattgtattatatcttTGTATCGATTTCAATGAAAGTCCGATATTAACATTGCTCGAAAAATTGTTtgttttcatgtatttttatcGATCCGAGAAACTTATGGGtagaaaattttgtattctGTACGCTGTACGTATAAGTGTATCCATGTCTAAATATTCTTTATCAATTCTAAATTCTGTAAATTGTTACATCTCTCTTTCTACGATACACTAATTTCCTGAATCTTTGCATCAAAAACTTCAACTTCGAAAACACGCCCGCGCAGGGCCACGTTTCGGATGTTCCTCACAAGACCGAAGACATTCCTCCGCATATTCGTTTCTTTCCCTGCGATTTGCGCAAACTGTACCTCACGCTACGCGTGTCctcgtaattttatatacgctcatcgatcattttatttttacctccGTTTATCTTCGCACGTCTCGTCTTACCAACAGTATGATGCTTTTCCGCTTCGTTGGTCAAGATTTTCCGTCGAGATTCGTTTGTCTTGATCCTTTATGTATCTTTTACTCTTCTCGTGCGTTGAAATCTGTACACTTTCTTACTATCGCAATACCGCTATCATCGCGACTTATCTGTTGCAGGGATACTTAAATCTCATTGCACAAAAAGTCTTTTTGATGCTACTTTTATGAGATATGTTCAGAATTTATATaccttttaaattcttttatattattaaaaaattaaaaaaaatatttacgccAGGTACATAAAAAATACTGAACCtctatgaaaaaaatctttctaaaaatgtttattaagactgtttaaaaatgaatattagaTCATACAAGTATTAGTCAAATATTTGATTAGACACAAAAGCATTTTATacacaacttttatatttaattttgtttttattattagccagtattttttctatcataaagaaaatgttactttacgaaaaaaaaataaaaggaaattaAAACAACCTTCtacatatacaaaattaatatttctatacatGATTGACTTCAACTCCAAAAAaggtatgaaataaaattaacaaaatgattcttaataaaaaaaaataataagaaaaaaagaaagattaattttgttgtatttatataaaagcttTGGTAATCAATATTTCCAAATAATAAgttcaaattaatttgaacTGAGCTTGAGGATCCCTGATACAGTTTTTTCCACGTACGGCCT
The Solenopsis invicta isolate M01_SB chromosome 16, UNIL_Sinv_3.0, whole genome shotgun sequence genome window above contains:
- the LOC105202705 gene encoding NEDD8 → MLIKVKTLTGKEIEIDIEPTDKVERIKERVEEKEGIPPQQQRLIFSGKQMNDEKTAQDYKVQGGSVLHLVLALRGGCRYNIPHL
- the LOC105202677 gene encoding transcription and mRNA export factor ENY2 — encoded protein: MKTPHQRLVMTGDRDGLKELLRRRLVECGWRDQVKLISKEIIKEHGHDVTYDTLLSTVTSRARTLVPDSVKKELLQKIKNQLLAQEEKLKIVTDR
- the LOC105202663 gene encoding mitochondrial import inner membrane translocase subunit Tim21, encoding MARALNHLLQRKHLITHMPNTAYCLSIVPSIKHSACYSTKKSVTKVDCNETNNQVQIGTAKVVKENLKSAGYLGVIIGGIGITALILYTLFSELFSSKSPYGVYSEARVRCIEHPKVMDVLGAPVKAYGEETRRGRRRHITHIYYMKDGVKYMRIRFYVQGTRRKGTVYAEVKENASGSYEYSYLYVTVNHVGTIVIEDNQNTATARQDHESTLGYDLVLDSH